The following proteins are co-located in the Apium graveolens cultivar Ventura chromosome 5, ASM990537v1, whole genome shotgun sequence genome:
- the LOC141724242 gene encoding eukaryotic translation initiation factor 4G-like isoform X3 — protein sequence MPLLLHSLLIRGVQTWVSNGGVNLESSDNAALAANGAHSQLHGVDAQVDVKPAVVPSQKSTRGLPKAPAANVCAVSSSTLAPSTPVKGGDFTLQFGSISPGLMQVPARTSSAPPNLDEQKREQARFDSLRAAPVLPTQSIPKQHVPTNKSVITNQSTAIDGHSVSKIRKDVQVVVGPQTIQTQKPSVHPVTGMPMQIQYHQSHIPAQFGGPNTQLQSQSMVNSSMAIPMPMTMPFPMGNHPQVQQVYFQGLPPHMLQPHGVMHHGQSANFTSQMGTQLPHLSNIGMNINPQFSQKQSVDFGNGRKTVKITHPHTHEELSLIKKANAFIETGSSAPQSQPSVPPQSQPVTTFPPGHPVNCYPNSFSQGSIFLPGSLPLTSIHITPRLNDQGAVRPTANPNGEKNAESSFSMNLPIVETTIPNISSQGEATSILSQRDAENMKKRSLQQSKSTSVPVQSMATAGVSDFVSAASPVTQFQHLPSVVCGTTLGTKSDLHNGSKSDDNDEKSHSLLLQNQQFTSGSPLSLENVENLNSPPLLEAAPAQVIVRESGTTGAAIDLKTGSTEVQGTCELAKKDGANYVKVSADCPVPDKPQYDTVGIQERRKMLLDESEENANRYVKSPKSILPRLSGNSDYIGSLVVDINNEQQKLEKEPRFPREVKADGDLSISTSGAVDCLITETSSSSLGTRISHDGYKSSPSGASTNKDVAVGKTECSSTVAGMLDQKSLILSVTSHSELPCATEVADSDSTELLSSSTDSKNKPVLETNISKNTISRGKKKRKEALQKADRAGTTADLYMAYKGPDEKKEIITCVQSSETTSSHPKELSSGTSHEEAPNESIAEPDDWEDAVDLSTQKLESSEDQKQFGEVKNHIEDESLMTRKYSRDFLLKFSEQCKDLPDGFEITSDITEALAVSIGNVPRDKLHGPGRNVDRSMERSRSGRRGSGMNDDEKWSKVPGLLPSGLDMGYGNHGNNVVFQPRGNFGVLKNPRAQIPVMYSGVLSGPVQYMNQQYGIQRTNSDAESWQRTNSFQRGLIPSPRTPSQVMHKAERKYEVGKITDEEQAKQRQLKSILNKLTPQNFERLFEQVKQVNIDNAGTLTGVISQIFDKALMEPTFCEMYANFCYYLAGELPDFIEDDEKITFKRLLLNKCQEEFERGEREEEEANREEGEGETKQSDEEREQKRVQARRRMLGNIRLIGELYKKKMLTERIMHECIKKLLGQYQNPDEEDIEALCKLMSTIGEMIDHPKAKEHLDAYFDMMTKLSNNMKLSSRVRFLLKDSIDLRKNRWQQRRKVEGPKKIEEVHRDAANERQAQANRLTRGLSMNSSFRRGQQPMDFAPRGSNVLLSPNAQLSGFRGVPHTPRGYPTQDIRTDERHLLDNRIQSVQLTQRPLGSDSITLGPQGGLARGMSIKGQPSMSSIPFSDMHSSDFRRTTSGNGYGFVLDRPTYAPREGIFPKIAPDRLASPAAPDHMNLKDGNQSYGNREVRNPDQVSNGSRPNTPQTRSKESSSVQKVLPEEQLRKMSMETIKEFYSAKDEKEVALCVKDLNAPGFYPSMIYIWITDSFERKDIERDLLAKLLINLAKSQDALLSKPQLVEGFELVLASLEDAITDAPKAPEFLGSIFAKVVLENVLPLAEIGRLIFEGGEEQGQLVDSGLAAKVIGRALEIVRIEKGETVLKEICTGSGLRRENFRPPNSKRVSSLDQFI from the exons ATGCCCCTCCTCCTTCACTCTCTTCTAATAAGAG GTGTGCAAACTTGGGTTTCGAATGGTGGTGTGAATTTGGAGTCTAGTGATAATGCTGCTCTGGCTGCTAATGGTGCTCATTCGCAATTACATG GAGTCGATGCACAGGTTGATGTCAAGCCAGCAGTTGTGCCGTCACAGAAAAGTACCAGGGGTCTGCCAAAGGCTCCAGCAGCGAATGTTTGCGCGGTTAGCTCCAGTACGTTGGCTCCATCAACCCCTGTAAAAG GTGGAGATTTTACGCTTCAGTTTGGATCAATAAGTCCTGGTTTGATGCAG GTACCTGCCAGAACTAGCTCAGCACCTCCAAATCTGGATGAACAGAAACGAGAACAG GCTCGTTTTGATTCCTTAAGAGCTGCACCGGTGCTGCCAACACAATCTATTCCTAAGCAACATGTGCCTACAAACAAGTCTGTAATTACTAACCAATCTACTGCTATTGATGGTCACTCGGTGTCCAAAATAAGAAAAGATGTGCAAGTTGTTGTTGGTCCACAAACCATCCAAACTCAAAAGCCTTCTGTACACCCTGTTACTGGGATGCCTATGCAAATCCAATATCACCAGTCACACATTCCAGCTCAATTTGGGGGTCCTAATACACAACTGCAGTCTCAAAGCATGGTGAATAGTTCTATGGCAATTCCTATGCCCATGACAATGCCCTTCCCTATGGGAAATCATCCCCAAGTACAACAAGTGTATTTTCAAGGTCTGCCACCCCATATGCTGCAACCTCATGGTGTCATGCATCATGGCCAGAGTGCGAATTTCACATCACAAATGGGTACTCAGTTGCCTCACTTGAGCAATATCGGGATGAACATCAATCCTCAATTTTCACAAAAACAGTCGGTAGATTTTGGTAATGGACGTAAAACTGTTAAGATAACTCATCCGCATACACATGAAGAGTTGAGTTTAATTAAAAAGGCTAATGCTTTCATAGAAACAGGATCTTCAGCTCCGCAATCACAACCCAGTGTACCACCCCAATCGCAACCTGTTACAACTTTTCCACCTGGTCATCCAGTAAACTGCTACCCTAATTCTTTCAGTCAGGGTTCCATCTTTTTACCAGGTTCTCTTCCTTTGACCAGTATCCACATCACTCCAAGGTTAAATGATCAG GGTGCAGTGAGACCAACGGCTAATCCGAACGGTGAGAAGAATGCAGAATCTTCATTCTCAATGAACTTGCCAATTGTTGAGACGACTATTCCTAATATTTCTAGCCAAGGAGAAGCTACCTCAATCCTTAGTCAAAGAGATGCTGAAAATATGAAGAAAAGGTCGTTACAGCAGTCAAAGTCTACATCAGTACCTGTTCAAAGTATGGCCACTGCTGGAGTCTCTGATTTTGTTTCTGCAGCCAGCCCTGTAACCCAATTTCAGCATCTACCATCAGTGGTCTGCGGTACGACTCTAGGCACAAAATCTGACTTACATAATGGGTCTAAATCTGATGATAACGATGAAAAGAGTCATTCTTTACTACTACAGAATCAG CAGTTTACATCTGGTTCGCCTTTGTCACTAGAAAATGTGGAAAACCTAAATTCTCCTCCTTTACTGGAAGCTGCGCCAGCACAGGTTATTGTCAGGGAATCGGGAACAACTGGGGCTGCCATTGATTTGAAAACAGGTAGTACTGAGGTACAGGGAACTTGTGAGTTGGCAAAAAAAGATGGTGCTAATTATGTTAAGGTATCTGCTGACTGCCCTGTGCCTGATAAACCACAGTATGATACTGTTGGAATTCAAGAAAGGAGAAAAATGCTTCTTGATGAGTCTGAAGAAAATGCTAATAGATATGTGAAAAGTCCAAAATCTATTTTACCAAGACTATCTGGAAATTCTGATTATATTGGTAGCCTTGTTGTGGACATAAACAACGAACAACAGAAGTTGGAGAAGGAACCTAGATTCCCTAGGGAGGTAAAAGCAGATGGTGATTTATCAATTTCTACTTCTGGGGCAGTGGACTGCTTGATTACTGAAACTTCGTCGTCATCTCTTGGAACCAGAATCTCGCATGATGGTTATAAGAGTTCGCCTTCAGGTGCTTCTACAAATAAAGATGTTGCTGTTGGTAAAACAGAATGTTCAAGTACGGTCGCCGGCATGTTAGATCAGAAGTCGCTCATTCTTTCAGTCACATCTCATTCTGAACTGCCTTGTGCAACTGAAGTTGCTGATAGTGATAGCACAGAGTTGCTTTCTTCATCAACTGATTCCAAGAATAAACCTGTGCTGGAGACAAATATATCTAAGAATACAATTTCGAGAGggaagaaaaagagaaaagaagCTTTACAAAAAGCAGATCGTGCTGGTACAACTGCTGATCTCTATATGGCATATAAGGGTCCGGATGAAAAGAAAGAGATTATTACATGTGTTCAGAGCTCAGAGACTACGTCCAGCCATCCTAAAGAGTTGTCTTCTGGCACCTCCCATGAAGAGGCACCAAACGAGAGTATAGCTGAACCAGATGATTGGGAGGATGCTGTAGATTTATCAACACAAAAACTGGAAAGTTCTGAAGATCAGAAGCAATTTGGAGAAGTGAAAAATCACATTGAGGATGAAAGTTTGATGACCAGAAAGTACTCCAGAGATTTCCTTCTTAAATTCTCTGAACAATGTAAGGATCTTCCTGATGGTTTTGAGATTACTTCAGATATTACGGAAGCATTGGCGGTGTCCATTGGTAATGTTCCTCGTGATAAGTTGCACGGCCCAGGAAGAAATGTTGATAGGTCGATGGAGAGATCTCGATCGGGTCGCCGTGGTAGTGGCATGAATGATGATGAGAAATGGAGCAAGGTACCTGGGCTTCTTCCCTCTGGGTTGGATATGGGCTATGGAAATCATGGAAATAATGTTGTCTTCCAACCTAGAGGGAACTTTGGAGTGTTAAAAAATCCACGTGCTCAAATACCAGTTATGTATTCTGGGGTCCTATCTGGGCCAGTGCAATATATGAATCAACAGTATGGCATACAGCGAACTAACTCCGATGCTGAGAGTTGGCAGCGAACGAATAGTTTTCAGAGGGGTCTTATACCTTCCCCTCGTACTCCTTCACAGGTGATGCATAAAGCTGAGCGAAAGTATGAAGTGGGTAAAATAACTGACGAGGAACAGGCAAAGCAGAGACAGCTTAAAAGTATTTTAAATAAGTTAACTCCTCAAAATTTTGAAAGACTATTCGAGCAAGTCAAACAAGTAAATATTGACAATGCCGGTACTCTCACTGGTGTAATATCTCAAATTTTTGATAAAGCTCTAATGGAACCGACATTTTGTGAAATGTATGCCAATTTCTGCTATTATCTTGCTGGCGAGTTGCCTGATTTTATTGAAGACGATgaaaaaattacttttaaaaggTTACTCTTAAACAAGTGCCAGGAGGAGTTCGAGAGAGGTGAGAGGGAAGAGGAAGAAGCTAATAGAGAGGAAGGAGAAGGTGAGACTAAACAGTCCGACGAAGAAAGGGAACAGAAGAGAGTCCAGGCACGAAGGCGTATGTTGGGCAATATAAGACTGATTGGGGAATTGTACAAGAAAAAGATGTTaacagaaagaattatgcatgagtGCATCAAAAAGCTGTTGGGTCAGTATCAAAATCCCGACGAGGAAGATATTGAAGCATTGTGCAAACTAATGAGCACAATTGGAGAAATGATAGATCATCCCAAAGCCAAGGAGCACTTGGATGCATATTTTGACATGATGACCAAGCTATCAAATAACATGAAGCTTTCTTCTAGAGTGAGGTTCTTGCTGAAGGATTCAATTGACCTGAGAAAAAATAGGTGGCAACAGAGGAGGAAGGTTGAAGGTCCGAAAAAGATTGAGGAAGTGCACAGGGATGCTGCTAATGAAAGGCAGGCTCAAGCCAACAGATTGACTCGCGGATTAAGTATGAATTCATCTTTCAGAAGGGGTCAACAACCCATGGACTTTGCTCCAAGAGGGTCGAATGTATTATTGTCTCCTAATGCACAATTAAGTGGTTTTCGTGGAGTACCTCATACACCACGTGGGTATCCCACTCAAGATATTAGGACTGATGAGAGACACCTTTTGGATAACAGAATACAATCAGTTCAATTGACCCAGAGGCCCCTTGGTAGTGACTCCATTACCCTTGGGCCACAAGGTGGTCTTGCTAGGGGAATGTCTATTAAAGGACAGCCGTCTATGTCAAGTATCCCCTTCTCTGATATGCACAGTTCAGATTTTAGGAGAACTACAAGTGGCAATGGCTACGGTTTTGTGTTAGATCGACCAACCTACGCCCCAAGAGAGGGAATATTTCCGAAAATCGCTCCTGATAGGCTCGCCAGCCCGGCTGCTCCCGACCACATGAATTTAAAGGATGGAAATCAGAGTTATGGGAACAGGGAAGTACGGAATCCAGACCAGGTTTCTAACGGATCCCGACCAAATACACCTCAAACTAGAAGTAAGGAGTCAAGTTCTGTACAAAAGGTGTTGCCTGAAGAACAGCTGCGGAAAATGTCAATGGAAACTATAAAAGAATTCTACAG TGCTAAAGATGAGAAGGAAGTTGCCCTGTGTGTCAAAGATCTGAATGCTCCTGGATTTTATCCTTCAATGATATACATCTGGATAACTGATTCCTTTGAGAGGAAGGACATAGAAAGGGATCTACTGGCTAAGCTTCTTATTAACCTTGCAAAATCACAGGATGCTTTGTTAAGTAAACCTCAACTTGTCGAAGG GTTTGAATTAGTTCTAGCTAGTTTGGAGGATGCTATAACGGATGCCCCTAAAGCACCAGAATTTCTTGGTAGTATCTTTGCAAAAGTTGTACTAGAAAATGTGCTTCCGTTGGCAGAAATTGGAAGGTTGATTTTTGAAGGTGGGGAGGAGCAAGGACAGCTTGTAGATAGTGGGCTTGCAGCTAAAGTTATTGGAAGAGCCCTGGAGATTGTAAGAATAGAGAAAGGGGAAACTGTTTTGAAAGAGATTTGCACAGGCTCCGGTTTGCGTCGAGAAAACTTCAGGCCTCCAAACTCTAAAAGGGTATCGAGCTTAGATCAATTTATATAG